One window of the Macadamia integrifolia cultivar HAES 741 unplaced genomic scaffold, SCU_Mint_v3 scaffold3534, whole genome shotgun sequence genome contains the following:
- the LOC122068194 gene encoding cytosolic sulfotransferase 5-like, whose product MAQIPPYKICFVPKSKEEEEEDEKIYKTYSEIAATTLPTTEGWTGKPMYQYQGFWYNSGLHGIGPLAVQDHFKARPSDILLASIPKSGTTWLKSLAFAVINRKSNPPSAQQQHPLHIFNSHDLVPGLEWLLYNNNWNGNRIPNLDVLPSPRLFSTHMPYSSLPQSVALSGSRIIYICRNAKDNLASWWHFLNKVRTDLSLEPMKLEDFFELFCKGMTSYGPFWDHVMGYWRESLERPQNMLFLKYDEIVAEPAIHLKRIAEFMGCPFSSMEEKEGLVDEIIKLCSYENLSNLAVNKTEKNSLGLPNSSFFRQGKVGDSANYLSPEMLEQLDRITEQKFHGSGLTL is encoded by the coding sequence aTGGCTCAAATCCCTCCTTACAAAATATGTTTTGTACCCAAaagcaaggaagaagaggaagaagatgagaaaatcTACAAGACATACAGCGAAATTGCTGCAACTACACTTCCCACAACTGAAGGTTGGACGGGTAAACCAATGTACCAGTACCAAGGCTTTTGGTACAACTCTGGATTGCATGGTATTGGGCCATTGGCAGTTCAAGATCACTTCAAGGCAAGACCCAGTGACATTCTTCTTGCTAGCATCCCCAAGAGTGGAACAACTTGGCTGAAATCACTAGCCTTTGCTGTCATCAATCGCAAATCTAATCCTCCTTCAGCTCAGCAGCAGCACCCTTTGCACATATTCAACTCGCATGATCTCGTGCCAGGGCTGGAGTGGTTGCTTTATAACAATAACTGGAATGGTAACCGAATTCCTAACCTCGATGTCCTTCCATCACCGCGATTGTTTAGCACACACATGCCTTACTCATCACTACCACAATCTGTAGCACTTTCAGGCTCCCGGATTATTTATATTTGTAGGAACGCTAAGGATAACCTAGCATCTTGGTGGCATTTTCTCAACAAAGTAAGGACTGATCTTTCCTTGGAGCCTATGAAATTGGAAGATTTCTTTGAGTTGTTTTGCAAAGGGATGACTTCATACGGGCCATTTTGGGATCATGTAATGGGTTATTGGAGAGAGAGCCTAGAGAGGCCTCAAAATATGCTATTCCTCAAGTACGACGAGATAGTGGCTGAACCAGCTATTCACTTGAAAAGGATTGCAGAGTTTATGGGATGTCCCTTCTCCTCaatggaagagaaggaaggattgGTTGATGAAATAATAAAGCTCTGCAGTTACGAGAATTTAAGCAATTTGGCAGTGaataaaactgaaaaaaattCTCTTGGTCTTCCCAATAGTAGCTTCTTCAGGCAAGGTAAAGTTGGAGATTCGGCAAATTACCTCTCACCTGAGATGTTGGAGCAGCTCGACCGCATCACAGAGCAAAAATTTCATGGTTCGGGCTTAACGCTCTAA